A region from the Muribaculum gordoncarteri genome encodes:
- a CDS encoding cell division ATP-binding protein FtsE, whose amino-acid sequence MSIVKYENVEILRKEHVVLKSVNLTIEPGQFTYIIGKVGSGKSSLLKSMYAEIPIESGEAKVLEYDLTTLKRKQIPMLRREIGIVFQDFQLLTDRTVYDNLMFVLQATGWKDKTEMDDRIEEVLKEVGMLTKSYKMPHELSGGEQQRIVIARALLNKPKLILADEPTGNLDPDTGEQIVRYLHDIAKEGTAVIMATHNFAWLEQFPGRLLRCSDKHIVEESNNEEKLECE is encoded by the coding sequence ATGAGCATTGTAAAGTACGAAAACGTTGAGATACTCCGCAAGGAGCATGTAGTTCTCAAAAGCGTAAACCTGACGATAGAGCCCGGACAGTTCACCTATATAATAGGTAAGGTGGGAAGCGGAAAGAGCAGTCTGCTTAAGTCCATGTATGCCGAAATTCCCATCGAGAGCGGCGAGGCAAAGGTGCTTGAATACGATCTCACCACCCTTAAACGCAAGCAGATACCGATGCTAAGGCGTGAAATAGGCATCGTGTTTCAGGATTTTCAGCTTCTTACCGACCGCACGGTATACGACAATCTGATGTTTGTGTTGCAGGCTACGGGCTGGAAGGACAAGACCGAGATGGACGACCGCATCGAGGAGGTTCTTAAAGAGGTGGGTATGCTCACAAAGTCCTACAAGATGCCGCATGAACTTTCGGGAGGCGAACAACAGCGCATCGTAATCGCACGTGCCTTGCTCAACAAGCCCAAACTGATTCTTGCCGACGAACCTACCGGAAATCTCGACCCCGATACTGGAGAACAGATAGTGCGTTACCTGCACGATATAGCCAAAGAGGGTACCGCCGTCATCATGGCAACCCACAATTTCGCGTGGCTTGAACAGTTCCCGGGCCGCTTGTTACGCTGTTCCGACAAGCACATCGTGGAGGAATCAAATAATGAAGAAAAACTTGAATGCGAATAA
- the hisIE gene encoding bifunctional phosphoribosyl-AMP cyclohydrolase/phosphoribosyl-ATP diphosphatase HisIE, translated as MAQLDYSKLQGLIPAIIQDADTKNVLMLGFMNEEAYLKTVESGKVTFFSRTKGRLWTKGEESGHFLNVVSIEEDCDHDTLLIKVHPVGPTCHKGTDTCFGTSNDFGVEFFRYLQDFISRRHEEMPEGSYTTSLFKSGVNRMAQKVGEEAVETVIEATNGTDDRLIYEASDLIYHLIVLLTSKGHRIEELAEELIKRHK; from the coding sequence ATGGCACAATTGGATTACAGCAAATTGCAGGGACTGATTCCCGCAATCATACAGGATGCCGACACAAAGAATGTGTTGATGCTCGGATTCATGAACGAGGAAGCCTATCTGAAAACGGTAGAGAGCGGCAAGGTCACATTCTTCAGCCGCACAAAAGGTCGCCTGTGGACCAAGGGCGAAGAGAGCGGACACTTCCTTAACGTGGTGTCAATCGAGGAGGATTGCGACCACGACACATTACTTATAAAGGTACATCCGGTAGGTCCTACATGTCATAAAGGCACCGACACCTGCTTCGGCACATCCAATGATTTCGGAGTTGAATTCTTCCGCTATCTGCAAGACTTTATATCACGCCGTCACGAGGAAATGCCCGAAGGCTCATATACTACCTCACTGTTCAAGTCGGGAGTAAACAGAATGGCGCAGAAAGTAGGTGAGGAGGCTGTTGAAACGGTGATAGAGGCGACCAACGGCACCGATGACCGTCTTATATATGAGGCTTCTGACCTTATATATCACCTGATTGTATTGCTGACATCCAAAGGCCACCGCATAGAGGAGCTTGCAGAGGAACTTATCAAACGCCATAAATAG